The Carassius gibelio isolate Cgi1373 ecotype wild population from Czech Republic chromosome B18, carGib1.2-hapl.c, whole genome shotgun sequence sequence CCATAAAATATGCATGATATTCAACATCAAACTTCTGAAGTTTAAAAATTGGGTTCACATAACCAAACCAGTATTGCAAGATTGTGTGTTTGACCAACAAATATGTACCAGATATACTTCTATTGTTAGCCGAGACCCACTTTTCAGCCTATTTTACAGCTGTTTAAACTAAGCAGATAGGTATAAATCATAATGATAATTGGGGATTTGACAAGAATCAAGATGGATtggatgtttaaaatatttttcagacaCAGCAGACAGCAAAGTTTTGAAGATGGCCTACTGTTTGTTGTTCCCACTGGAAACAATACAGAGGATTAATAACCAGAGTAAACCTGGTGTAATGTGTCATAGATTTATGCCTTTAAATTGCTCTGTCATCTAAaagtattatttgtatttatactcAATATTTAAGTAGATTATATGCTACACAGCGTGATTTACATTCTCTActaaaataaaccatttattattattattatttattattattattatataaatatttatttattattactttattttagtgGAGTACTAGACCATATGTCTTACTTTAATTGTGGTAGAGGTAACTTATTGTGAATTGTAATAGTACATTTTCAAATCTGCTGCTGTTTATTTCATGTAATGCAAAAAGCCATCAATCTTAAtagtgacaattttttttttttttttatgtcagtagGTTTTGTAACAACAAGCACCATGTGTGTTTTATATTCTTGATGGTCTGGAAGCAAATAGAGACATTCACTGCAATGTCATTACAGATTACCTCATTTATGCAGTGGTAatttacataatgtatttttgaatgtTAATTGATGATGGAAATGTATTTCAGTTAAGTTAGCATACAAGATTTGCTTGcagtttaaatgttacaaaagaagCTTTTTACAACAGGCAAACCACAGCTCAGCTTAGCTCGGGATCTGCTAACATCCTGTTATATATCTCATTAAACAACCTGAATCTAAGGGTAACCCCTCCCCtttcacaatttattttgtgtttattccaAATCTTGCTAGACCTTTGTGATGTTTGCCAGGGATAGCACTGTGTTTTGTCAAGCTCAGAAAGAAAGACTCAACCCCCTGACACCCCCTCTGCTACCtccaaaaaatatttatcaatatttaacaatattcagctcagttcagaaCTGTTCACTAGGAAAGTTTTCTATTGCAAAAGATTTTCTCCAAAATACCCTACTTGTGACCTCTTCATGTCCTAAAGGAGATGTTATATTAAGGAGAATTCCGTGCATGCTGGAGGTAACTATGCCTGCAGAGCATAACTAAGGTATTGATGTGTATGCCGTGGCATATAAACTTTAAACAGCGAACAGTGCATGTATTTATAATAGGATctgttaaaggagtagttcaccccaaACCACATTCCCCTGTGTTGTTTTAAAgctgaatacattattttattttattttttttatttttcattttttaggtTCCACAACATaaatgtttgacatttaaatttttgggggtaaactatcccttgcATGTATGGAATCAGAAGGGAAATGGGTGGCACATTCTGTTTGCAAATTACACAATAAATTTCAAGGGGTTctgctaaataaaaatgtttttagactaaagacaaaacatttaaatctttTTGCTATATATCTGTGATATTTGAATCTATAATTAAAGgataattaataatagttatgtTTTATCTAATAACAGTCTTTAATAAAAGGGCTTAAGCAGATAAGACTGTTGCAGCCAGGAGAAATTACGCACCATGACTTACTTAACTTAACTTGACTAAACTATCGTAATCTAATTTTTGTGGTTGCTGAGATATCataataattaagtaattaatgttttatatatattacaatcacatttaaatacataaactcccaaaacattttgttttaactcTCTATAGGGACTCAAGCTTTAATTAGGGGTCAGATACTCTAGATAATTTACACCCATTTAGATTATGTAAAAAACCTATCACTAGTTTCTTGCTGCGTCTCATTGTGTTCTGTTCACAGCGAAGAGAAAATGTTTTATGGTGCCGAATTTTAGGATCATAACATCTAATCCTCATGCAAACTTCCCGTGGTTATGTTTTTTGCATTAACATCATCTAGATAtcatgatttattatatatattttttaattcaataaaaggcTTGATAAGACACAAAAATCTAGGTATCATCTAAAAACAGGCATAGGCAAATTTCGGACAATGTGTGTTTAGTGGAATTTTTCAGGTTACTTCCATTTCATGCATCCAGTGGCACATTCACTTGCATCCCTTCAGTAGgcctaccatttaaaaaaaataagttttgaccCCGGTTTCAACTTCACTTCCTTCTGTCTCCATTAAACCTGCTGTTAATAAATTGTTTGACTGCCATATTTCTCTTGACGAGGGCCACATAGAACAAACTAAGCACTAAAAATAGTTTCCATTGGAGGACTGCACAGGACTTCTCTCCATCCAGCACTATCTTCCATAGCACTGACTTTAGGGTTTACAATAGCAGCTGAGCTGTTTAATGTAGAGTAGGAATTATGTGGAAGGAATAGAGTGTTGTTTGAATTATGACTGAAAGGCACACCGAGTAGTTTAGCTTAGAGTGACTTGAGTGACCACATCTGGACAGTGTTTCAGCCCAGCTGACTTTGTGTGTTCATGCACATCTAGTTGGGGACACCATGACAAATGGTGCTTGAGGGCTGTGAAAGTTGCATCTGATGCTGTAGATGCGAGCTACAGGAATCCAACCGTGAGCCCAGCATGTCCTGACATGACTCCTAAGTTCCATCTTCTGTGGAAATATAGTGGGAAGTTCCTGGAGTTCCTGCCAAATGCAGCAATTGATAAAtgaactggaaaaaaataaataaatacaatataaaaatgttttattgaaacaTTTTCCAATACCATTCACTCTCTCTGACATAGTCTCTCTAGAGACCGTCATTAGCTCAGCCAGGCCACTGTTTATACAATGGAATCACATTTGTACCCAAGAGAGCACATATGCCTTCAGTGGTATCTCCCTCTCCCGGGAGAGAAGGAGGCACCATCTGCTGGTAAGGCTACACCATTGTGTACAGAGATGGGGTAGAGCTTATGGGTTGGATGGAGCAATTTAATATTAGGCAATAGGTctgcaaaaaaagtttaaagggaCGGATGTCTGGTAAGGATTctgaatttagttattttaataaaaatccaATGGTATATGGGTAATTTACAAActgaatttttaaaaatattttgtgtgagACTGTATACTGCATGTAGGCCATAAAGCAAAGTGCATTTTAGTTATAGGCTAATGTATTAAACATTAAACtgacatcaaaataaatgtatgtattggaTTATTTTTGCAGTTTATCTAAATCCATACTGACTTTTAATTATCTGAGCTCNNNNNNNNNNNNNNNNNNNNNNNNNNNNNNNNNNNNNNNNNNNNNNNNNNNNNNNNNNNNNNNNNNNNNNNNNNNNNNNNNNNNNNNNNNNNNNNNNNNNNNNNNNNNNNNNNNNNNNNNNNNNNNNNNNNNNNNNNNNNNNNNNNNNNNNNNNNNNNNNNNNNNNNNNNNNNNNNNNNNNNNNNNNNNNNNNNNNNNNNNNNNNNNNNNNNNNNNNNNNNNNNNNNNNNNNNNNNNNNNNNNNNNNNNNNNNNNNNNNNNNNNNNNNNNNNNNNNNNNNNNNNNNNNNNNNNNNNNNNNNNNNNNNNNNNNNNNNNNNNNNNNNNNNNNNNNNNNNNNNNNNNNNNNNNNNNNNNNNNNNNNNNNNNNNNNNNNNNNNNNNNNNNNNNNNNNNNNNNNNNNNNNNNNNNNNNNNNNNNNNNNNNNNNNNNNNNNNNNNNNNNNNNNNNNNNNNNNNNNNNNNNNNNNNNNNNNNNNNNNNNNNNNNNNNNNNNNNNNNNGTGCCTGCTGGAAGCTTTCCATATcaaatctaagaaaaaaaaagtttttataaaccaatgttaaaaaattaaacagaaaatataatacatacaaaatgagCATTAATATATTCCAATTCAGAAATCATGGAATCCTCCTATGGTacacatttgttttaatataaagaggtttcaatatatatatatatatatatatatatatatatatatatatatatatatatatatatatatatatatatatatatatggccaagATAACATCACATTGcatatttctttgtcatttttttattgttattttttaaaatctatgtCTCTATCATATTTTATAGTTAAGAAGGCATTCTGGCTCCAGACTCACTTTTCACAATATGGTGGATCTGGCTCAGTTCTGAAGCTCAGCTCTGGGAACACAGTGAAAAAATGAACCTCAAACAGGCCTCCAAGTATAACATCTCCATCCTGGTACATTCCATTTAACTTGAAGCGTCCCTGGAGCTGGCAAGTACCTGATCTGTGGACTAAAGCTGTAGAGATGCATTTAAAAGACAGATACAGGCAGATGTTTACAGTAATccacatctctctctttctgaccCACTCACCCATTCTGCCTACTAATTTATGACGACAGTTGTGTGGGGTGTTGCTTTAAAGAGCAGGAGGTGCTAAGTGGGCATCTCTGGAAATCATGATGTCACTTTCCCATCCTTATCATTTCTTTTTCTAATCTATATTaagaaatggtaaaaatatttaggTGTTTACATTGTGGGTTGttagatgaaaaacaaaacaaacaagtttataaaaGATATTTACAATACATTTCAATGCTTATTTAGAGGCGGTGAGCAGGAAAACTTGgaactaaaaaaaaagtattgctaAAGGATAGTTAAACATTTAGATGAACAGACTACAGGACTCAAACAAATGATTATATCTACTGTATGTCAGTTCTGCTTTTGACTTTTGCTGAACAATAAAAGAAGAATTTTATATGTAACAGAGGCCAGTGAGTAAGTGCTGTGCAATTAATTTTTCACTCCCttgatctcaagagacgcactagcaacagaGGCTGGTGGCTGCAGTCATTTTGCAACAACATCATCATgcagcctccttgttagtgcgtccgcctcccattccggagacccaggttcgaggcCCATGATGTGTGTTAgcgaggacccgggagagaggagTCAGATTTAGATTTATTATCTTTTAGTATCTGATTAAATACATTATGTATCTATGTATCTGAACATGACTTCTAGGACCTCCAACAGTAAAACAGGCCCACAACATtaagatccagcagtatattttaCCCTGAACAAGGGGTACTTGGTGGGTTTGGTGCTCAAAAGctctagttttttttgtttgaccaTAGAAGCCGGTGCCagttgaagttccagtcatgtaaGTGTGACTAGCCCAAGGATACTTCTATCCTCTTCACCACTAAGtaacaaaaatatgtaattaatgttttttttgttttgtttttttactaaaacaaatGAAAGGAGACACATTGTAACTATGAACTCAGTTATGTATTTAAGATGCTGTCACATCCTACAACCTTGTCATCTGCAGAGAGAAACGGCCACTCAATCACCAAAAAACACATAATGTTGGACTTACAGGCATCATAgaagaaaatacagtattttactgGAACTTGGTCTTCATTTTACTATTTCcagtttctattttattttacttatttaattatgCTCAATGTCAATTGaaatttattaatgtattctgCTAATAACTGTTGTTAGAGCACTGTCATTTTGGTAAAAATTCacgtcataaaaaaataaaagtacctaATTGacacattgttgttgtttttatgtaaaacccTAACAAACACTGTAGGATATTGTAATACCAGCTAGATAGAGgagtaaaaaacaatataaataagtaatatatacagtaatcaaaaaaatatataaatatgttaatatactattaatggggggggggggggtgactatGATTAAAAAGGTTTTACCATTAAGGTCCTGTGTAGCAATTTCAAAGCATAGTTCTTTATGGAACCCTATAAAAATGGTTCTGCAATTGTTACAgccaaataaccttttttttttgtaatgtttagaACCGTTTTTATTAAGAGTGTAGTTATAAGTCTGAATATactcactgttatttatttattttttcctgtatttcCACGTTAAGTTACTGGCAGTACGGTTGCCAGTATCTGTaagttactgtattttggatttaCAACAATGGACTGTAATGCAATTTTACAGTAGCTAGAacaatttactgtaaaaatacaaaacattattgtactgtattttttacagtacttagtttctactgtatttttacaaCCCAGTCTCATATAAAAACGTACCCTGACTACGTTGGTCCAAAGTGCAAAATGTAGAGGGGTTACAATAATGGCCCTTGAATTGTATGACTGTTACGTTTTTTTTTGCCTATTCTTTTCCTATTGTTTAGCGTCCAAGTCACGTGACTTTCAAGATTCCGACCGTGAGAACAAAAAAACATGGCGGACATTTCTCtcatttttagtgaaaaaaaatcaatattttgagTTAGTCTCTgcataaaaataagttttgattacatttctagcgagaaatatatattttattttcagaatattcACTCAGGGGATGTACATAATCACTCGCTTGTTCGTTGTTGCGAAGATTTTTCTGATCTCGCCAGAATAACGTGAAACTGCAACGTTTTGGTTGCTATGGACGCTGCTATCGCCTAGCATAGCTGTGGCCCCAGATTCCACATACTCTTCCTTACGATTTCGCTCCGTCTGACAGATCAAACCCCTGCCCACTATATGCGTTTCGTCTGAGGTTGATTTGCTGAACAACACATTAATCCGTGGCAGCGGGAGAAACTAATGTTGACAAAGTGACGAGTTACGATCAGTCCGCTGTTTTTAATTTTGACATCTACCGGAACACCGGAACCTCCGTGCATTTTTTTATGGTTGTTATTGTCCTCTGGCATGGTTTTAATATTGTtgtattgttgtatatattttccttctcattttaatgtttctctttgtattttttttgatgtatggcataataaaaaaataaataaaaaataataacctcCGTGCATTTGTGTGGTGCGATCTCATTGGTGGGTGTTGGGTGTTGACGCGTCAAGGCCCCacgaacaagaagaagaagaagaagaagaagaagaagaagaagaagaagaagaagaagaagaagaagaagaagaagaagacgaagaaTACGAGGGAAAATAAGCCGGAAAAGTTAGACAAGGAGGAAAAGGAAGCGTGGAAAATTAACTTGACCAAGCTGAAAATGAATCACCTTGACCACGAAGATGCCATATTCCTGGTTGATGCATTCCTGGATGAGTGCAAGGTAAATAACATTATCTCAGTTGTGGAAAAAGCATACGAATTACATACTAATTACAATGTCTAAGACCATAATAGGCTCTGAGGTATAGCAGGGAAGAAGTATCAAGGTGCAAAATTGCAACACTCCAAACAAAGTGCAACTATACAGTACCAGGTTAAATGTCTTTATTCAAATGCAAGATATAGTGCTGAGCTGAGCTGAGTTCACACGTTAGAGCCAGTGAGAGTTTAATTCAATATTCTGTCAAAACGTTTaactttcttttctatttttcaaTGAAGAACGGGTTTTCTAGACAGGGCCACAACCGTTGGACTGAAtttttacaatgtaatattataacATTGGTTTTATAATGAGATGTTTATAGGTGGTGATAACCTTGGTGGGTGGTGGTTTACTCTGTGGCTTAATTGTTTATTTAGGTGGATCAGCATGGACAAACAAAAGGAGGTTCAAAACCATCCACAAAGTTGTGTGTTTGGCCTGATGAGGACAAAGATGGTCAACCTCTGCCAAAAAGATGTAGAGCTGGAGAGAAACGAAAGCGAGATTCAGCTACTGGTtggttttttgtctgttttttcatcattagttgcattcattatttattgaGCAAGTTctaaattgatatttatatttttgcagtTTCTTCAGCAAGCGTTAAAAGCGTGTCCTGTGCTCCGTCTACCAGCACAACTGAAGACACAGTGATCATCGAAAATTTTGGTTTTTTTCCCTTAATACTTTTTTCCTCATTTGTTATGTGGTAATTGCCCAGATTTAACAATGCCTTcttccattttcattttcagaCTCCCTCATTCAAGATGTCCGAGAACTCTTGGGAAGTGGTGATGAACAGTCTTTCCCCTCAGAGTGGAGGAACAGGCAAACTACCTCTCTGGAGAATTGGACAGTAATGAGGCCCTTCATGCTGAACAATATGTTGTCATCTGAGAAGCCCAAGGAGGGGGTTTGCCATCACTGTGGACACAAGGCTGCAGTAGTGATGTGTAGGGACTGTTTACCACGATCACTCTACTGCACAGCCTGTGACCTTTCCACACATGAGGCCCTGGTGCTTCATAACAGAGCATCCATGGTGGAGGGGTTCTTCAGACAACTGCCGCCATCCACTTTTGTTCAGCAGCACGAGGGAGGGAAATTCTCCTATCATGAAAAAGGTGGTTTTTAAGTCTCAGGTTATATAggctgttttacattttacacaaatCCTGGTTTACTCCAACAAACATGCTGGATTAAGTTGTGTTTGATAGAAACAACACCCTCTCTGTTGAGTTTTGGGTTTCATTTACTCTAATATGTAAACTAATTCTGCTTTTTAGATTGCATGTTACCAATCGTTCCTCCCTGCTGCGACTGCTCCACTGGGCAAACAAGCTTTTCCAAGGGAAAGCCAGTTATTTTAATTGGAA is a genomic window containing:
- the LOC127977498 gene encoding uncharacterized protein LOC127977498; protein product: MRPFMLNNMLSSEKPKEGVCHHCGHKAAVVMCRDCLPRSLYCTACDLSTHEALVLHNRASMVEGFFRQLPPSTFVQQHEGGKFSYHEKDCMLPIVPPCCDCSTGQTSFSKGKPVILIGMNGRYNLFLPSVNCSCGKTLPVTISDLVESGYWPATVNFETLYMVDLFTTYEDLKITAPGMSRQAFISMLECRTKLFGQVSGLII